In Luteitalea sp., the genomic stretch ACCGTCTGCTGCGACTACTAGGCCGCGGTGGCATGGGGGTGGTCTACGAGGCGGAGCGAGCGGACGGTCAGTTCGAGCAACACGTCGCGCTCAAGCTCCTCACCACGGCGCTCACCGGCACCGAAGCCCACGACCGGTTTCTCGTCGAACGTCACATTCTGGCGGGCCTGGGGCATCCAGCAATCGCCCACTTGCTGGATGGGGGTGTGGTGGCCGACGGCACGCCCTGGTTCGCGATGGAGTACGTCGACGGCGAACCGATCGATGCCTA encodes the following:
- a CDS encoding protein kinase; translated protein: MLPALATPPDPRGRRIGAYRLLRLLGRGGMGVVYEAERADGQFEQHVALKLLTTALTGTEAHDRFLVERHILAGLGHPAIAHLLDGGVVADGTPWFAMEYVDGEPIDA